One Dunckerocampus dactyliophorus isolate RoL2022-P2 chromosome 18, RoL_Ddac_1.1, whole genome shotgun sequence genomic region harbors:
- the LOC129171412 gene encoding zinc finger CCCH domain-containing protein 7B-like isoform X1, with amino-acid sequence MDPIRQQRRKEIGDALRFIQSSLPFPDSGGYQDFLIKLVCNLLKEGNCWFRDGYGNRAVSEFSEALNVSHYASAEGIQIPQVLLESLYVNRATAYHSMKEYSQCVKDCDTAMEVCKRSHRMLYLKALCLKHLGKYKEAYDCTRDCMLTTRQDKQVNDLAEELANHLGLKKRKPYVSAHVGNDMNSLSQIAAVSSPSMPQSELPAKTNNGHLLAISGLQSLDTLEDCQLIGDDLDSLLDSMPHEQEAAEIPIQKVASLPSRESTLVLPAPTPHLPSAFFNSATSHLNSNSLGGHNSLDTLDDLSSPQGHDSLDNLSGGVNAPKLNSTMLDSSGDLLKAPPCAKAAEADQSKTDLKAQEKSLDDLLVELQPVGITCDRSVPAGSVSGVDKLDSLDSLDLFPSVEGGRATLPALPEVGTGLDQLCNFSSTAVATSNNVVSPIKRSKKKQRSTCTSVSNPLSATHEFMQACSTCFPRRGQGIFTFVHKPDLVHTCKRDILLCRRKAAKPTEWTRVRQPPTWTSFTGPFVLCRELLKSGDVGLCKFGEKCTFAFNQLEIDVWTEERKGTLDRNLLFGPTDAIKLDPTNSIIRLVQEHKGMFIFLCQECYERKPRIISKRCQENYTLCSNAGARHSFDANKCLAFVVRTTNVNYRKVRPLSVLALFEMCPQVFRYGCLREESCHYAHSVIELKTWRVQRDTGISPDEIVKVSTEYHEKQEQSSSSQRFNRSPAAANGESKAKGSNLNMKMNFACAQCWRGGNVSVPDKTLKYCSAKAKHMWTKEQYTLLVKTLDKSKWVPVRPLPHTPKNFPIQYEMCNQILEKKKCNYSGKCTFAHSEEEKDMWMYMKNQDIRDMQQMYDMWLTLSTHNRQADGAVLTQPVPEEKYIIMPMDNAEQMSGFYCHLCGKHSNGERQWQQHISTLKHRERVFSYEGEDEALTWTYRFPGSCFQLCSKLEGGCPDGASCDSAHSHEELQEWMERRDILRQRLAKAREDMLIMPDEFDFGKYNFLLQESDKEPQKNCDK; translated from the exons AAGGAATACAGTCAGTGCGTGAAGGACTGTGACACAGCTATGGAAGTGTGTAAAAGAAGCCACAGGATGCTCTACTTGAAGGCCCTTTGCTTGAAGCATCTTGGAAAGTACAAGGAGGCTTACGACTGCACCAGGGACTGTATGCTCACCACACGTCAG GACAAACAGGTCAATGACCTAGCAGAGGAACTTGCCAACCACCTGGGACTGAAAAAACGAAAGCCCTAT GTGTCTGCTCATGTAGGAAATGATATGAACTCTTTGAGTCAAATTGCGGCGG TCAGTTCACCCAGTATGCCTCAATCTGAGCTTCCTGCCAAAACAAATAACGGACACCTGCTTGCCATCTCCGGCCTGCAAAGCCTGGACACATTGGAGGACTGTCAGCTGATAGGAGATGACTTAGACAGCCTGCTTGACTCCATGCCTCATGAACAGGAGGCTGCTGAG ATCCCCATCCAAAAAGTAGCTTCACTTCCCAGCAGAGAAAGCACTTTGGTGCTGCCCGCTCCAACGCCTCACCTCCCTTCAGCCTTCTTCAACTCAGCCACAAGTCATTTGAACTCCAATTCACTTGGCGGCCACAACTCACTGGATACCCTGGATGACCTCTCCTCTCCCCAGGGCCATGACTCTTTAGATAACCTTTCTGGGGGTGTCAATGCTCCAAAATTGAATTCCACAATGCTAGATTCCTCTGGTGACCTATTGAAGGCGCCTCCATGTGCCAAGGCAGCTGAAGCTGATCAGTCCAAAACGGACCTGAAAGCGCAAGAAAAGTCGCTTGACGACTTGCTTGTCGAGCTGCAACCTGTGGGGATCACCTGTGACCGTTCTGTTCCAGCTGGATCGGTTTCTGGTGTGGACAAGCTGGACTCCCTTGACTCACTGGATTTGTTTCCCTCAGTGGAAGGTGGGAGGGCTACCTTGCCAGCACTGCCAGAGGTGGGAACAGGCCTGGACCAACTCTGCAATTTCAGCTCCACTG CTGTCGCGACCTCTAACAATGTGGTTTCTCCGATAAAGCGGAGCAAAAAGAAA CAGAGGAGTACATGCACATCCGTCTCAAACCCTCTGTCTGCCACCCATGAGTTCATGCAGGCCTGTTCTACATGCTTCCCTCGCCGAG GTCAAGGGATATTCACCTTCGTTCACAAGCCTGACCTGGTCCACACTTGTAAGCGAGACATTCTCTTATGCCGACGAAAGGCAGCTAAACCTACAGAGTGGACCAGAGTGCGACAGCCACCTACATGGACGTCCTTCACAGGGCCATTTGTTCTTTGCAGAG AACTGCTGAAGTCTGGAGATGTGGGCCTGTGTAAGTTTGGTGAGAAATGCACGTTTGCCTTCAACCAACTGGAAATAGACGTTTGGACAGAGGAAAGGAAGGGCACTCTGGATAGAAATCTGCTGTTTGGACCAACCGACGCCATCAAGCTGGACCCTACAAACAGCATCATCCGCCTTGTACAGGAGCACAAGGGCATGTTCATATTCCTGTGTCAG GAATGCTATGAAAGGAAACCTCGGATCATCAGTAAGCGCTGCCAAGAAAATTACACCCTGTGCTCTAACGCGGGTGCCCGCCACTCCTTTGATGCTAACAA GTGTTTAGCATTTGTAGTGAGGACCACCAACGTCAACTACAGAAAAGTACGTCCCCTCAGCGTGCTGGCCCTCTTTGAAATGTGTCCCCAAGTCTTCCGGTATGGCTGCCTGAGGGAGGAAAGCTGCCATTACGCTCACTCTGTCATTGAGCTAAAAACCTGGAGGGTCCAGCGGGACACAG GTATCAGCCCTGATGAGATTGTTAAAGTGTCAACAGAATATCATGAGAAGCAGGAACAGAGTTCAAGCAGCCAGCGATTCAATAGA TCTCCTGCTGCTGCTAACGGCGAAAGCAAAGCGAAAGGCAGTAATCTGAACATGAAGATGAACTTTGCCTGTGCTCAGTGCTGGCGAGGAGGCAACGTGAGCGTGCCAGACAAAACCCTCAAGTATTGCAGTGCCAAGGCCAAGCACAT GTGGACTAAAGAGCAATACACACTTCTGGTGAAGACCTTGGATAAGAGCAAATGGGTTCCTGTCAGACCACTGCCGCATACCCCAAAGAACTTCCCTATACAGTATGAA ATGTGCAACCAGATATTGGAGAAAAAGAAATGTAACTACAGCGGGAAATGCACCTTTGCCCACAGCGAAGAGGAAAAGGACATGTGGATGTACATGAAGAATCAAGACA TCCGGGACATGCAGCAAATGTACGACATGTGGCTGACATTAAGCACCCACAATCGTCAAGCAGACGGCGCCGTGCTCACCCAGCCAGTCCCTGAAGAGAAATACATCATCATGCCAATGGACAACGCTGAGCAAATG agtggcttCTACTGTCATCTTTGTGGGAAGCACAGCAACGGTGAGCGCCAGTGGCAGCAGCACATCTCCACCCTGAAGCACAGGGAGCGCGTGTTCAGCTACGAGGGAGAAGACGAGGCTTTGACGTGGACGTACCGCTTCCCCGGCTCATGCTTCCAGCTCTGCTCCAA GTTGGAAGGCGGCTGTCCTGATGGTGCCAGTTGTGACTCCGCCCACAGTCATGAGGAGCTGCAGGAGTGGATGGAGAGGCGGGACATCCTGCGTCAGAGGTTGGCCAAAGCGAGGGAAGACATGCTCATCATGCCTGATgagtttgactttggaaagtACAACTTTCTACTTCAAGAGTCCGACAAAGAACCACAAAagaactgtgataaatga
- the LOC129171412 gene encoding zinc finger CCCH domain-containing protein 7B-like isoform X2: MDPIRQQRRKEIGDALRFIQSSLPFPDSGGYQDFLIKLVCNLLKEGNCWFRDGYGNRAVSEFSEALNVSHYASAEGIQIPQVLLESLYVNRATAYHSMKEYSQCVKDCDTAMEVCKRSHRMLYLKALCLKHLGKYKEAYDCTRDCMLTTRQDKQVNDLAEELANHLGLKKRKPYVSAHVGNDMNSLSQIAAVSSPSMPQSELPAKTNNGHLLAISGLQSLDTLEDCQLIGDDLDSLLDSMPHEQEAAEIPIQKVASLPSRESTLVLPAPTPHLPSAFFNSATSHLNSNSLGGHNSLDTLDDLSSPQGHDSLDNLSGGVNAPKLNSTMLDSSGDLLKAPPCAKAAEADQSKTDLKAQEKSLDDLLVELQPVGITCDRSVPAGSVSGVDKLDSLDSLDLFPSVEGGRATLPALPEVGTGLDQLCNFSSTAVATSNNVVSPIKRSKKKRSTCTSVSNPLSATHEFMQACSTCFPRRGQGIFTFVHKPDLVHTCKRDILLCRRKAAKPTEWTRVRQPPTWTSFTGPFVLCRELLKSGDVGLCKFGEKCTFAFNQLEIDVWTEERKGTLDRNLLFGPTDAIKLDPTNSIIRLVQEHKGMFIFLCQECYERKPRIISKRCQENYTLCSNAGARHSFDANKCLAFVVRTTNVNYRKVRPLSVLALFEMCPQVFRYGCLREESCHYAHSVIELKTWRVQRDTGISPDEIVKVSTEYHEKQEQSSSSQRFNRSPAAANGESKAKGSNLNMKMNFACAQCWRGGNVSVPDKTLKYCSAKAKHMWTKEQYTLLVKTLDKSKWVPVRPLPHTPKNFPIQYEMCNQILEKKKCNYSGKCTFAHSEEEKDMWMYMKNQDIRDMQQMYDMWLTLSTHNRQADGAVLTQPVPEEKYIIMPMDNAEQMSGFYCHLCGKHSNGERQWQQHISTLKHRERVFSYEGEDEALTWTYRFPGSCFQLCSKLEGGCPDGASCDSAHSHEELQEWMERRDILRQRLAKAREDMLIMPDEFDFGKYNFLLQESDKEPQKNCDK; this comes from the exons AAGGAATACAGTCAGTGCGTGAAGGACTGTGACACAGCTATGGAAGTGTGTAAAAGAAGCCACAGGATGCTCTACTTGAAGGCCCTTTGCTTGAAGCATCTTGGAAAGTACAAGGAGGCTTACGACTGCACCAGGGACTGTATGCTCACCACACGTCAG GACAAACAGGTCAATGACCTAGCAGAGGAACTTGCCAACCACCTGGGACTGAAAAAACGAAAGCCCTAT GTGTCTGCTCATGTAGGAAATGATATGAACTCTTTGAGTCAAATTGCGGCGG TCAGTTCACCCAGTATGCCTCAATCTGAGCTTCCTGCCAAAACAAATAACGGACACCTGCTTGCCATCTCCGGCCTGCAAAGCCTGGACACATTGGAGGACTGTCAGCTGATAGGAGATGACTTAGACAGCCTGCTTGACTCCATGCCTCATGAACAGGAGGCTGCTGAG ATCCCCATCCAAAAAGTAGCTTCACTTCCCAGCAGAGAAAGCACTTTGGTGCTGCCCGCTCCAACGCCTCACCTCCCTTCAGCCTTCTTCAACTCAGCCACAAGTCATTTGAACTCCAATTCACTTGGCGGCCACAACTCACTGGATACCCTGGATGACCTCTCCTCTCCCCAGGGCCATGACTCTTTAGATAACCTTTCTGGGGGTGTCAATGCTCCAAAATTGAATTCCACAATGCTAGATTCCTCTGGTGACCTATTGAAGGCGCCTCCATGTGCCAAGGCAGCTGAAGCTGATCAGTCCAAAACGGACCTGAAAGCGCAAGAAAAGTCGCTTGACGACTTGCTTGTCGAGCTGCAACCTGTGGGGATCACCTGTGACCGTTCTGTTCCAGCTGGATCGGTTTCTGGTGTGGACAAGCTGGACTCCCTTGACTCACTGGATTTGTTTCCCTCAGTGGAAGGTGGGAGGGCTACCTTGCCAGCACTGCCAGAGGTGGGAACAGGCCTGGACCAACTCTGCAATTTCAGCTCCACTG CTGTCGCGACCTCTAACAATGTGGTTTCTCCGATAAAGCGGAGCAAAAAGAAA AGGAGTACATGCACATCCGTCTCAAACCCTCTGTCTGCCACCCATGAGTTCATGCAGGCCTGTTCTACATGCTTCCCTCGCCGAG GTCAAGGGATATTCACCTTCGTTCACAAGCCTGACCTGGTCCACACTTGTAAGCGAGACATTCTCTTATGCCGACGAAAGGCAGCTAAACCTACAGAGTGGACCAGAGTGCGACAGCCACCTACATGGACGTCCTTCACAGGGCCATTTGTTCTTTGCAGAG AACTGCTGAAGTCTGGAGATGTGGGCCTGTGTAAGTTTGGTGAGAAATGCACGTTTGCCTTCAACCAACTGGAAATAGACGTTTGGACAGAGGAAAGGAAGGGCACTCTGGATAGAAATCTGCTGTTTGGACCAACCGACGCCATCAAGCTGGACCCTACAAACAGCATCATCCGCCTTGTACAGGAGCACAAGGGCATGTTCATATTCCTGTGTCAG GAATGCTATGAAAGGAAACCTCGGATCATCAGTAAGCGCTGCCAAGAAAATTACACCCTGTGCTCTAACGCGGGTGCCCGCCACTCCTTTGATGCTAACAA GTGTTTAGCATTTGTAGTGAGGACCACCAACGTCAACTACAGAAAAGTACGTCCCCTCAGCGTGCTGGCCCTCTTTGAAATGTGTCCCCAAGTCTTCCGGTATGGCTGCCTGAGGGAGGAAAGCTGCCATTACGCTCACTCTGTCATTGAGCTAAAAACCTGGAGGGTCCAGCGGGACACAG GTATCAGCCCTGATGAGATTGTTAAAGTGTCAACAGAATATCATGAGAAGCAGGAACAGAGTTCAAGCAGCCAGCGATTCAATAGA TCTCCTGCTGCTGCTAACGGCGAAAGCAAAGCGAAAGGCAGTAATCTGAACATGAAGATGAACTTTGCCTGTGCTCAGTGCTGGCGAGGAGGCAACGTGAGCGTGCCAGACAAAACCCTCAAGTATTGCAGTGCCAAGGCCAAGCACAT GTGGACTAAAGAGCAATACACACTTCTGGTGAAGACCTTGGATAAGAGCAAATGGGTTCCTGTCAGACCACTGCCGCATACCCCAAAGAACTTCCCTATACAGTATGAA ATGTGCAACCAGATATTGGAGAAAAAGAAATGTAACTACAGCGGGAAATGCACCTTTGCCCACAGCGAAGAGGAAAAGGACATGTGGATGTACATGAAGAATCAAGACA TCCGGGACATGCAGCAAATGTACGACATGTGGCTGACATTAAGCACCCACAATCGTCAAGCAGACGGCGCCGTGCTCACCCAGCCAGTCCCTGAAGAGAAATACATCATCATGCCAATGGACAACGCTGAGCAAATG agtggcttCTACTGTCATCTTTGTGGGAAGCACAGCAACGGTGAGCGCCAGTGGCAGCAGCACATCTCCACCCTGAAGCACAGGGAGCGCGTGTTCAGCTACGAGGGAGAAGACGAGGCTTTGACGTGGACGTACCGCTTCCCCGGCTCATGCTTCCAGCTCTGCTCCAA GTTGGAAGGCGGCTGTCCTGATGGTGCCAGTTGTGACTCCGCCCACAGTCATGAGGAGCTGCAGGAGTGGATGGAGAGGCGGGACATCCTGCGTCAGAGGTTGGCCAAAGCGAGGGAAGACATGCTCATCATGCCTGATgagtttgactttggaaagtACAACTTTCTACTTCAAGAGTCCGACAAAGAACCACAAAagaactgtgataaatga